The genomic interval ccCAAAAAACCTATcctaaatattaattttttgccaaaaatagtttatCGAATTTTGAGAGAtaaaattatcggtattttgatcataACATTCAAACTAATAGCCCAAATAAGGATTGTGTTACCTTGTTGAGCTTGTTTTCTAAATCATaatcgatttgcatttaaatttgggaattttagtttttttcaattttttgcaaattttgatgatgttaccccttacaaaaattgcgaaaatttggccaaaaataaaatttacaaagtccgtcaaaaagtgatagggatggttagtattggtaatTAGCAGTAAAGAATGGTAATTATTTTAGCGGTATGACcttttttagtcaagttataccAAAAAAACATATccttaattttgattttttatccAAAAATAGTTTATAGAATTCTTAGGTATTTTGATCATAACATGAAAACTAATGGCCCAATAATGGAATGTCACACCTTGTTGAGCTTGTATTTTAAGTCCTAATTGATTTGCATTCAAAAATTGAGAAATCTAggttttacatttttttaaattttatataatttaaagcAAAAGCTTGTGagattgtttttcttttaacaTATAAAAGATTTGACCCATAAGACTCAATGTATGTATCTTAAGAGCTCTTTGCTGAAGCAATGAATTCTTTAACATCATCCGGTCTTAAGAACAAGCAACTGAATCTGATTGCCTGGTACTTTGAAGGGGTAAAAGCTCATCTTTTGCCTTCTTGCTCTCGCAACTTGAGTTTCATTCCCCAGGGGCAGCTCTACCCCTAAGACTTTATCCGCTAAACGATTTTCTTGGGATCCTCTTTGTGCCGAGGTGCTCGGCTTGGGCACTTGCTCTCAAGCACATCCCACATCCACCATCCGGCATACCCAAATGCCGACCCGAAACCCCTTTTGCATGCCCCATTCCCAACTGCCCGGCTCAGACACAAATAAACGATAAAAGCACAGTCGTTTGCCAACAACAGTAACAATCAGTAGCGAGAGGATGCCACCCACTCGGTCCATATGGAATATTGTCCTCTTCCTTACACTCGAAATACTGAACAGCTTTAAAAAGTATTGCCATTaccatttttagacaaaattaaattttttgttttaactCATATATGTAAAGAATTATTTTTGGATAGCTTATGAAAAaaactttgaaattaaaattggttttgtaaaatatattaagtCCAAAAATGTATTCGAGTGTACTACCCAACTAAGCTGAACATGAAAACCAAACTTACAATCTGCAATACAGGAGCGTTTGAAGCTCCGACCCACTCGCCCACTCGCTGTTGTTTCGTCGTACTCGCTCGCCAGCTGTTCGTTCGTTGTTCCGTTCGCCGTTCGGTTCGCCCGCTCGTTGGTTGCGTTCGACAAACGCGGGAGTTGACTGGGCGCACAGAGATCCCAGGAAGCGGATCTAACGGAAAAATGCCATTATAGAAAACCCGCTcaggagagagagagagagagagagagagaaagagccaGCTCAAGGGGTGGTGAAAGCGGAGAGAAAGCGAGAGCTAAAGTTGAAAGTTAAATTGAATTGAGGTGGGCCAAATGTGGCCTGAAGGGTAGAAGGCATTGGTATGGTACTCAGCATAGGGTTGAAGGCCCCTGGGGTCCCTTCGGGTGGTTTGTAACTGGCGCGAGGTGGCGGGAATGAATTTGTTGGGCCATCAAAATGACTTTCAGCATGTGGAAGCCGCTGCTTAGCATGTTTCCTGACAGGCCACGTGCGGCTAGCGGGAGAGAGACAGACGCAGATAGAGACAGGTATAGGCTGCGAGTGAGACGGCTAACGAGAAACGTCCTTTCCCGTCTCGTTCGCTCGCTACTGTGGGACTCTATGAAAATGAGGCGCAAATTTTGTGGCCGAGCAAACAGCAACGGGAATAAAAAGGAATAAGGTTCAACAAATGGTTGCCAACCAAAACTGAAACCCCCAAAATAACAGGGCCACCCCACACAATATTTAGTAATCACACGAGGGCAGTGGAGGTGTGGTGTACTAGTTAGTGTTATGTGGCATATTATAAATAGGGCTAGTGAGCTAGAGGTTCTAGAGTAATTAATAGATAAGTAATCTAAAATTCTAATACAATACATAgttataatttatttagatCACGAATAGTATTTTACCTGGCggtaaatattttcaattaatttcaaattatttttaatgtttaactAAAGGTAATAAGTTAATCTTTAGCAAACCACACTTCATTTTCCAATTTCCACACAACTGAGACATTTTTCCATCTGTTAGGACTCTGTTAACATAATTTTCCCCCGGGCTTCTGTAATTTATTGGTGGTTTGTGGACTTAGCCGGGTATCGGGTATCTCCTAGTCCAGCTCTTTTGACTGGGCGCTCAGCAAAGAGCAGCAAGTGAAAGCCATACGGGgaaaacatacacacacacaaattccttttccattttcaccACCTTTTCCCCGTTCTCCCTCTCACACTTTGGGATGCTTGAAAATTATGTCAACGAGTTCTGTTGATTTTCCCCATTTCGCTTGGCTTTTATTTCTGACCACCATCTCGTTCTCCGCGcaatttttcctttttgttgtttgtcaGCTCGGCTTTTCCCCGTTTTCCACGACCATAGGAAAACCCGGCGCTGgttaattacattttacaaAATTTGCTGTCAGGCAGTTAAGTTGGGTTAAGTCGAGCGAATGTCGACAGCGGCAGAACGGCATTTTCTGCTTTCCCTGCTGTTGGTAATTTAATATTCGATTTTCGTAATTTTTATGCGCTGACCTTTTTGCAATTGTGgaattttcctttttaattatttatgtgCGGTTCTTCGGTTTTAGGTCTGGGGGCATTTTGGGGGCGTGTCATCGTTTTTGTGTCCTCCGCTCTGTTCTGCATTCGCAGATTAAAAGGAAAATcgttttgtatttaattattcAGTCAGGTGATGGTAATTGGGGATTGTAATTCGGAATGTTCTCTGCTCGGGAGTGGGCGGGAATGTTTGCATAATGTTTACACGTTTTGAGAGTGGCTGGGTTGGGATTGGCGTCTCCCCGTTGGCCATTTCATAGACTAGCTCCCGGGCCCGGTATGTACATACCTATTATGTACACTCACTGGTACATAAGTAAATCCTACATTTTGGTTAACTTTCCGTGTGTTTGGCGAGTGGAGAATTcaggaaaaatatttttaaaagctCAAGTCATAGCAGGCAAACACAGACGGAGGAAAAAATTGCATGCCGCCCAGGGACAGGGACAACGTGAGATGGAAAGGCAATGCAGGAGGGGCATTTTGATGTGGAGCACTGGGCGGGGAAGGACACCAAACAAGTGGGTAGAGAGCACCTAAATATTCGATACCCTAACCAtcgaaaataatattttcgcTTAATAGTAAATAGtgtttaaataataatttgacattatttattatttttatctaTTCATTTTTcaacacaaataaataaaaatatcatAAAAATTTAATAGTATGAGATaatttgcaacattttttctagttttgcatttttttgaAATGTTACAATCTAATTGGATTCCATTGTAGGGTATAACCCTGCTGTTGCTAACGCAAAAGACAACCCagcaaaaaaggaaaattgtGGCGCAAAATGTTACGCTTGCATCGAGATGGAGGagaaaatgtggaaatgtgCGGGGGCACGGGAAAACTGAGGATTGTGGCGCAAGGGGCGAACGCGAGGAATGGAAAGAGGGGTCGGGGAAAGCGAACATGTTGGCTCCTGCAATGACAGCAGCCTGCAACAGCCGGCGAAGGACGTTGGGTGGTCGAGAGGGGTGGTGGCAAAGTGGGCGGCATGTTGGCAAAGGCATTAAGCtgcgcccacacacacacacagacacgcaAACAACGAGGGACATTATAGAAGGCGAAGGATGCGTTTTCCATGaaaaacccacacacacacacaaaaagtgGACGACATACTTTAGCACAGAAGAAGAAGATGGAAAACTTGGCGCGACTTTCGACTACGTGAAGCTGTGAGCTCCAAAAGCGGAGAAAACTCACAAGcacacacccacccactcGTGTGCATAAAGGACATATATCcccatgcacacacacacactcgcacacaagCGGAGAGGAAAAATGGCAACATAACTGTAGTGAAAATGTCAAGAGAGAAAAGATATTAAAACGTATTTGACTTCTGTGAGTTTTGGATGAAGCGTTGGGGCGGGCAGATGAGGGGATTTTTGGTGGCAGGGTGGCAcaatgaaaaatatataaagaagCCGCCACTCACACAAGCACATCCGcccgcacactcacacactcactgggacacacacacaccgacagGGAGCTTAtgacaaaaataataaaaatggctcaagaaaagaaaatggcaaaaacgaACAGAAATAAAAAGCAGCAGGggaaaaaataggaaaaaagtataaaaaaggCAAGAGAGAAAATACAagtataaaaatgaattttagATGACAGGCAAAGCAGCTTGTTGGAGGGAGAAAAACCCGGGGGGAGTTGAGTAAGGTTTGTCTTTGCAGTTAAGCAGACAAGTAAATGTTTTCCTTGTTGTTGTCCCTACACCGCCCATTCATCCTCCTCCCCTGGAAGGGGGCGTGACagggaaaaaagaaaaccagaGGAGGAAAAATTGTGGAAAAGTTTTAtgggcaacagcagcaaaaattGCAATATAGCCAAGGAGAAAGAGGGCTGTGCTCTTGATGGCTGTGGAAAAGAGGATGCGGCAGTGATGGAATGAGAAAGGCAGCTGGGAGGAAAAGCTGAAAAGGGAAAAATGGGTGAAATACCAATTTAaaaaggaatatatatatatacatatatatgagAATATACTCATGGAAGAGTTCACTAAATATACCACAATCTAGCTAAGTTGCATATACTTCATATCTCGAAACTTCTACTAGTTAGGCTCaagttttgaatataaaatattacatACGTATATGTTAACAGATTATTATTTACGAGTAAGAACCAATATTTGTAATTACCAGCATACGCAAAAGGAAAAATGTTGGCAAGCAATAACTTTTCCGTTTCCTGACAAATTCTTCCCAAACAAAAAGGTTTTCCTAATTCGCTATAATATTTCAACAAACAAGTTCCCAATGGACAAAACTGTCAGCATATGCTGCATAGGGCTTATGGTATACCCCAAAGATGAAGCCACAAAGTCCCAAAACGAATACAGCGCGGCAGCGAGAGACaaggcataaaaataaatgaataacataaaaataaatcatacGCCCCATCGGCCACCCAGTAAAAAGTAAGCCAATACCGTAACCATTACCCTCGCTTCAAAATCACACCCCAACCCGAACCCGAACCCAATTGATGTCCTCCCCCCGATTTTCATGGCGCTAATAAATGCTTATCGAAGACGCATAAAGCGAGTAAATTCGCAGCCATTAAACGGGCATAAAATTCGAAGCCGGGGCCGAGGCGAAATTGTGGGGCCGACAAATCAAAGTACAAGCCTCAGGACCAACCTCATTCTCCTATTTCCCAGCCATGACATAAAACCAGGCAACAATGAAACCCAAAGCGGCTCCCAAGCGATTTCGATGCGGGCATTCATCGGTCGAGCCAAGGAATTGGCCACCCACAAGACCCAAAACCCAGAACCCAAACCCCCAGTGAACCGACCACCCTCGTCACCTCCAGCACCCCATTTAAAGGCCCTTCCTTCGAGGCAACACTCGCTATATAACCATCTTACCCAACGTTGACAGCATACAAAGTAACTTAAATCGAAACAATAAAGCGGCAACTTTGTTCcaagaaaaaatgcaaaagaaaGCAAAATGAACACAGGAAAAACGTGGAAGAAAGCTCGAAAAGGAACCAGAAGAAGTGTGGAAATGAGAAACAAGCGAAGTAGGTTATACCCTCATATTATTTGAAAGCATTTTACAATGGCTCATCtaataatattgttattaaaatACTAGCACATTGCATCAAGTCAAGTAAACTTCACTTTTTAAGGAAATCGATTATGTAGCATGAATTCAATACCAATTAGGGTATTCGAAGCACCATAAAACACCAATGTTTAAACTTCCGATCGAAATTCCCATACCAAGCGTAGGTATTATTAcaaaaaacgttggaaaagtcGTGAAGGAAAGTTCCCAAAGAAATTGAGCTGCCGGCAGAGGGAAAGCCGGGAAAGGGGCGAAAAAAGAAATGTAGAAAAGCGCAaataaatgaatgaataaAAACGCCAAGGATAGCGAGGATACCATACAGGCAAAGGACTCATAGTGCAGGGACAGAAGGGAGGCAAAGGACGAGAGTTCCACAAAGAAATTACAAAATGtatgcaacaaaaaaataaagagcGGCGGAAAAGTCGGAGTGAAAAGCGGACTGGGTAGGTGCAGCAACgctgaaaaaatattaataaatccCCGCTACTGTGCGACACGAATACCACCTCACTTCTCCGCCTTCTTTGTGCTTCTCTTTTCACCAGTGTACCAAggggcgtatgagcaatatgCGGTAGAAGAAATGGGTGCTACCAGCAACCAAATCAAAAACGCGCACATATCAGCAACAACCATTTTCGAAAGAACTTTACTTCTTTAAATATCCAagcgatatatatatatcgctTTATTCTTTATATATCCAAGTAAACTACCTATCGTGCTTATCTTGTTGACATAAATGTTCCGGTAATTACACGATTCATATAATCTAATTTTAGTTGTCCCATTTAATTTCACGAATATATATTGCCCCAAATTTTGTGAAAAATTGTGGTTACTCGCCGTTCTTCGTAGCGTGCAATCAATTTATTGAGATGTTTATCCACCAATTGCTCTTAGCTAATCATCCGCTTGCCCGCCCATTCACACGCCGCTCACATACCGCAACGCCCACAACGCTTGCCACACCCCCTTTGCGAGCCACAACGACCCTTTGGAAACCACAGCTTCCCGGACGGAGTTGCCACTCGAGCGACCACTAATCATAACGATAACACCTAATCAACCGCAACTCGGCGGGCCATCCAGCGATACGGAATTCGTAATCCGGACGGAATCCGGAATTCCAATCGAAATCCGTAACCGAATCGAGGAGcgaaccacccacccactcccTGCGCCCACAAATCGAAACCGAAAAAGGTTTCGGGCTAAATTAAATGAAACGTTGATAAGGCGCAAAAGGGCGCACTAAACGATTAAATCGACTGAGCGAGCAAATGAGAGAGTGGCTTTCTCTGCCGCCCGACCTCTACTGCCCCCCACCCCACGCCGGAGGTCACCCACTCGACTGGTGTTTTccgcccaaccacccacacaACTGCCATTGACAACTGACCCGTGGACCTGACGGAGGGCGGACGTGCCCGACTGACTTTCGGCACAAGTGCGCAGCGATGGCGAAAAGTGAATTTTCCGCTCGTCGCTCGCTTGGCTTTCCGCTTGTGGGCCAGCGGGTGACTGGCTGGCCTGCGGGCTGCGGGGTGAGCCGGAAAATTGCCAGCTGAATAATTTCCAGAGCCGACTGCAACAGGGAGGAGTGTTTTTCGGGAGAACACGCAAGGCGCACATAATCAAATGGtggcatttttcgaataatTTGTACTGTGTTTTTTAAAATTGgaagtatatatataagaagtatatattatataaaaaattaataaaataataaatatggAATTATCATTTCTAATATTTCAATTATATGTTCAATGAAAACTTCCAATGCTAGAAACCAAAAGGATCATAATAGGATAATAGGTTCAGAACATGTTTCTTTCTTTATATAATAACATAGGTGTCAGAATAtcattataatataatataataagaTTCGATCATACCTCTTGGGTTCCATAAACCCAACGAACTGGGCGCCCTCACAGTTGGGTGGCGTTCGTTCGGGTTCGCTTCGGCTTTTATCACGCTTTGTGGCTCGGTTCGATTGTTCGACCAAGTTCGCACGGACACAATGCTGCCAGATATATACAGatataggtatatatatatatccagaGTTTCACGTCCCATTGCGCATGTGGGAATGCGACGGGGTTTTGGGTCTTGCACATTTCCTTCGACTCTCTCGGTCGTCGAATTGAAACTTCTGGGCGCCTGGTTCATCGGCAGCGTGTTGCGTTCGTGTGTGACGTTCTGTGCAGACCTCGGACCGATTAGCTTGGGCAGGGGGAAGGAAGGATCTGATTCGTGGGTATTGGGGCGCCTTGAGGCCGGGATAACACCCGGCACGACACTCTAAGTGAGTCCTGGCTGTGTCCTGTGTGCTGGTAATTGCAGGACCCCAGCCCAGTTGAGCACACATTTGCTTAACTGGACTTGATTAGGTTTTCGAGGTTAGATACATTACGAATTATTCAGCGCACAGCGGGCGGTTCGACCATGCCACCCAACCCGCCcaaccgcccaccgcccagcCACCCACAGACGCCCCCTCTCCAACTGGCAGCCCTTGGAATTGGATCTCTCAGCCGACGCCGATCCAACCCCACTTGTTTGGACTGCCGGCGAATGTTCGTTCGTGGTTCGCTCTGTGTGCGTTCATTGAATTATTTCAAGCATGCCGAGCATTTATTAGCACTGAAACAAAAAAATCCCTCGCTAGGGGTGactttataatttaataattgaaGTTTTATTGGAAATCGTATAAAACTTTATCTTTGCTACAGGGGAACAGCCAGGGAAACTGGGAATTCTCGTTAACgttataatttcatttaaagaCGTCTATAATTtatgcaataaaaatgtttttatgccatagaatattatatattttggataaatattttagagcttattttttaaattgccaaaagttatttattttaaattgtaaaaattaaattatttattacaaCTTTTATtgtacaaataaatttaattttaagtaataacatttttgttggTGCATAAATTATTGTATGTGTTGCTGGTTGGACTTCCTCAGCTGCTGCTTTTTTTGATTGTCTTGTAATTGCGTTAGGATGCGAACTTTGTTATCCTTGCCACGTAGCACATAATTGTAaccattaatattttattgggTGGTGGTTGGTGTCTGACAGCCAGCGGTACGTTAATGCATTGTTATGCCAAACCATGGCATCTCGTTCCCCTCCTCCGGCCGCCGAGGTTAACTTTAATTAATCGAAGATGGATGCTCGTATTGTTCCAGTGCCCAGTCAAAATATTTGACTTGTAGATGCGCCTCTAATTGAGTGCCCCCTCAAGAAGTTAATGCTCAAAGTGAAAgttgtttttggccaactgccgCTGTTGGACTTGTTTCTTTGGGCGCAGCCCATCTGGCAGAATGTGCACGAAAATGATGTAAAcctaattaaatttccaatagaACAAACGACGCCCCTCGAACAGATTCGACGGAGTTCTGGGTTTTTGGGTTTGGCGACGAGCAAGAAGGAAGCAACTTTGAGGATGGCAACCAGATAATTGCCAGATTGCGTCATGCGAGTGACTTTCCTTTCTCCATTACCCCATATCCTCCGCAGTTTGGAAAGCCATCAACTTTAATGCGATGGCCAGGGGGGGATTGGGGCCCTGGGCGGAACCAAATGGTTCTACATGGGACTTCCTGACCTGCGGAGCAAATTGACCAAGACAGATCAAAGAACTCCTCTTTAGAAACTTATTTCGGAAGCTGTCAAAAGCTAATGGGAAAATGTTTTCAGGAGAGTCTTTTGGAAAACTTATGAACAATACAAAACGTGCGTCCATCTAATCCATTTAATGGCAAGAAAAGGAAATTAGTCTATTGATCAAATTttcatatacatttatacTACAGTTTTTTTCGAAATAGGATCAAGCTTGTGTCAACTCTTTTCCACTTGAATTTTATCGTTCACTTGTATCCCTCAAAAGCTTTCTCCTGACTCTGAAATGTTTCTACACCCAAATCAGCATAGATGACATAGATAAGTAATTTCATTATCGAAGGAAACACACAAGTGGCCTCTGCCGAACACAAATCTCCCCCAATAAAATGGTATATACATTAACTGAAGCCCGCTGCCCTTCACTTTTCGTCATCCCCACGGAATAAAGCAAAACCCAAATATATCCAACAAGGCGAAAATTATCGAAATGACAAAATGAAAGTGAGTGAACCACCGCCTCCTAGAAACCCCCCACCCATTTGTGGGGGCGGTGGGGCCCATGACATTGTCAGCGTCTTGGCTGCTGTCTTTGTATATTGATGATTTTCCACACCCACACATACCAATACACACACAAATTGAATTATCCCAAGGACCAAATGTTTCTGTCCTTGGATGTGGAGGCTTTTGGGTGGCTGGGAGCCTTCTGTTTGTGTATCTGCGAGACGTCAAAGTatcttaattaaatttcatcccttagccgaaaaacaaaaacggaaAGCAAAAGAACacataataaaaatgtgcAGCAATTTCTCT from Drosophila mauritiana strain mau12 chromosome 3L, ASM438214v1, whole genome shotgun sequence carries:
- the LOC117142009 gene encoding uncharacterized protein LOC117142009, translated to MALINAYRRRIKRVNSQPLNGHKIRSRGRGEIVGPTNQSTSLRTNLILLFPSHDIKPGNNETQSGSQAISMRAFIGRAKELATHKTQNPEPKPPVNRPPSSPPAPHLKALPSRQHSLYNHLTQR